Proteins encoded by one window of Ralstonia sp. RRA:
- a CDS encoding LysR family transcriptional regulator, whose protein sequence is MDRLQAMQVFTRVVEASSFTKAADSLQLPRATVTNLVQSLEAHLGVRLLHRTTRRVNVTADGAAYYERCVRLLGDLEETEAAFSQSASGARGTLRIDVPGSIGKRLLVPRIRDFHDAYPDLQLEIGMSDRTVDLVQEGVDCAVRVGELQDSSLVARRIGQLSMVNCASPEYLARHGTPTTLEDLQDHTAVNYFSPRNGRRMDWDFIIDGQKQIHKVRGMVSVNDAESAVACGLHGLGLMQTARFLVYEHLMSGALVEVLPDYISESLPVSVIYPHNRHLSPKVRVFVDWVATLFADHPCLQLKENPRLQIVSAA, encoded by the coding sequence ATGGATCGATTGCAGGCGATGCAGGTTTTCACGCGCGTTGTGGAAGCCAGCAGTTTCACCAAGGCTGCCGACAGCCTTCAGTTACCTCGCGCCACGGTGACGAACCTGGTGCAAAGCCTTGAGGCGCATCTCGGCGTGCGCCTGCTGCACCGGACCACGCGCCGGGTGAATGTCACTGCTGACGGTGCGGCTTATTACGAGCGCTGCGTGCGGCTGCTCGGTGACTTGGAAGAGACCGAAGCCGCGTTTTCGCAAAGCGCATCGGGCGCGCGCGGCACGTTGCGTATCGACGTGCCCGGCTCGATTGGCAAACGGTTGCTGGTACCGCGTATCCGTGATTTTCATGACGCGTACCCCGATCTTCAGCTCGAGATCGGCATGAGCGACCGCACCGTCGACCTCGTGCAGGAAGGCGTGGATTGCGCCGTGCGTGTGGGTGAGTTGCAGGATTCCAGCCTGGTGGCGCGCCGCATCGGCCAGCTGTCGATGGTGAACTGCGCCTCGCCGGAGTACCTCGCGCGGCATGGCACGCCCACGACGCTGGAGGATCTGCAGGATCACACGGCGGTGAACTACTTCTCGCCGCGCAATGGCCGCCGCATGGATTGGGATTTCATCATCGATGGCCAGAAGCAGATCCACAAGGTGCGCGGCATGGTGTCCGTCAACGATGCGGAATCTGCCGTGGCGTGCGGGTTGCATGGCCTGGGGCTGATGCAGACGGCGCGCTTCCTGGTGTACGAGCACCTGATGTCGGGCGCTCTGGTGGAGGTGCTGCCGGACTACATCTCGGAGTCGTTGCCGGTGTCGGTCATCTATCCGCATAACCGCCATCTGTCGCCCAAGGTGCGCGTGTTTGTGGACTGGGTAGCGACACTGTTTGCCGACCATCCGTGCCTGCAGCTCAAGGAAAATCCACGGCTGCAGATTGTTAGCGCCGCCTGA
- a CDS encoding Mut7-C RNAse domain-containing protein yields MQTVAFTFDADLTPLLPSALRGHTIARAWASGATLKHAIEALGVPHTEIGQVLVDGHVEVLEAMLPVHGHVVVSAVEPALPSEPLRFLCDAHLGATARLLRMAGFDTAYDNNYADAAIEALAQEEDWVILSRDRELLKRRGIRRGAFIRAQVPQEQMREIVARFQLAGVAKPFSRCLECNVPLRMLSVEEAAASVPLRVRERQRLFSTCDVCRRVYWPGSHWMRMNAVLAGMLAPQDDEAPNIEHILRSGSAGA; encoded by the coding sequence ATGCAGACCGTCGCTTTCACGTTCGATGCCGACCTGACGCCGCTTTTGCCATCGGCCTTGCGCGGACACACCATTGCGCGTGCCTGGGCATCCGGCGCCACGCTCAAGCACGCCATTGAGGCGCTTGGCGTGCCGCATACGGAAATCGGCCAGGTGCTCGTCGATGGCCATGTGGAGGTGCTCGAAGCCATGCTGCCGGTGCATGGGCATGTTGTGGTGTCCGCCGTGGAACCCGCGCTGCCGAGCGAGCCGCTGCGCTTTCTGTGCGACGCGCACCTGGGCGCCACCGCCCGCCTGCTGCGCATGGCTGGTTTCGATACCGCCTACGACAACAATTACGCCGACGCCGCCATCGAAGCCCTGGCGCAGGAGGAAGACTGGGTCATCCTGTCGCGCGATCGCGAGTTGCTCAAGCGGCGGGGTATCCGGCGTGGTGCGTTTATCCGCGCGCAGGTGCCGCAAGAGCAGATGCGTGAGATCGTGGCGCGCTTCCAGCTGGCCGGTGTCGCCAAGCCGTTTTCGCGCTGCCTGGAGTGCAACGTGCCACTGCGCATGCTGAGTGTGGAAGAGGCCGCAGCCAGTGTGCCCTTGCGTGTGCGCGAGCGGCAGCGCCTGTTCAGCACCTGCGATGTCTGCCGACGTGTCTACTGGCCGGGCTCGCACTGGATGCGCATGAATGCTGTGCTGGCCGGCATGCTGGCGCCGCAGGACGACGAGGCACCGAACATCGAGCACATCCTGCGCAGCGGTAGCGCTGGCGCTTGA
- a CDS encoding organic hydroperoxide resistance protein, which yields MSIENVVYRAQANVTGGRDGRATTADGRLDLSLSTPRELGGAGGQGTNPEQLFAAGYSACFIGAMKFVAARDKLRIPADASVQGTVGIGPIPNGFGIEVDLAISLPGMDCAEAQTLIERAHIVCPYSNATRGNIDVRLNLV from the coding sequence ATGTCGATCGAAAACGTCGTCTACCGTGCCCAAGCCAACGTCACCGGTGGCCGTGATGGCCGCGCCACCACCGCCGATGGCCGCCTGGATCTGAGCCTGTCCACGCCGCGTGAACTCGGCGGTGCCGGTGGTCAAGGCACCAACCCCGAGCAACTGTTTGCTGCCGGCTATAGCGCCTGCTTCATCGGCGCGATGAAGTTCGTCGCGGCACGCGACAAGCTGCGCATCCCGGCGGATGCAAGCGTGCAGGGCACCGTGGGCATCGGCCCGATCCCCAATGGCTTCGGTATCGAAGTCGACCTGGCCATCAGCCTGCCCGGCATGGACTGCGCCGAAGCGCAAACGCTGATCGAGCGCGCCCACATCGTCTGCCCGTATTCGAACGCCACGCGCGGCAACATCGACGTGCGTCTGAATCTGGTCTGA
- a CDS encoding MarR family transcriptional regulator, translating to MDTRKTSSPYPNLTLDVQLCFALYSTMIGLNKVYRTLLKPLGLTYPQYLVMLVLWENDAQTVSAIGDRLFLDSATLTPMLKRLEAAGVIERHRSEEDERQVIISLTDAGWQLQERAKDVPNCIGAAAECAPGEIESLRTQLNDLRRRLFKHAA from the coding sequence ATGGACACGCGCAAGACCTCCTCTCCGTACCCGAACCTGACGCTGGACGTGCAGCTGTGCTTCGCGCTGTACTCGACCATGATCGGGTTGAACAAGGTGTATCGGACGCTGCTCAAGCCTCTGGGCCTGACGTATCCGCAATACCTGGTCATGCTGGTGCTGTGGGAAAACGATGCGCAAACCGTGTCGGCCATCGGCGACCGGTTGTTTCTCGATTCCGCCACCCTCACCCCCATGCTCAAGCGGCTGGAGGCTGCGGGCGTGATCGAGCGTCACCGCTCCGAGGAAGACGAACGCCAGGTGATCATCTCGCTGACCGACGCGGGCTGGCAGCTGCAGGAACGCGCCAAGGATGTGCCGAACTGCATCGGTGCCGCCGCAGAATGCGCGCCCGGGGAGATCGAATCCTTGCGGACACAGTTGAATGACCTGCGCAGGCGGCTCTTCAAGCATGCCGCCTGA
- the otsA gene encoding alpha,alpha-trehalose-phosphate synthase (UDP-forming), whose amino-acid sequence MSRLIVVSNRVAPITEGQGTAGGLAVGVFDALRETGGVWFGWSGEVTTQSATNVSSEPAIVAKGNITYATVGLSRRDYDQYYRGFANATLWPIFHYRVDLARFQRQEYHGYRRVNSQFAHQLKALIEPDDILWVHDYHLIPFAAECRALGLTNRIGFFLHIPFPAPEILTTIPPHEELMRALCAYDLVGFQTETDRVAFYDYIEREARGYVENKEQNGPVHAFGHTLRAEVYPIGVHPDEIAQQAMSSLARRNPLSPFMRRTTPRSEHNGSQPKLIMSVDRLDYSKGLPERFHAFEQLLDDFPDHRRHVTFIQIAPTSRQDVQSYQQIRQRLEAESGRINGKHSELDWTPIRYINKQYERRVLMALFRTSHVGYVTPLRDGMNLVAKEYVAAQDPEDPGVLVLSRFAGAARELDAALIVNPYDTRGMSEALNRALTMPLEERKARYAHMMDRLRTANLTVWRERFVADLRNTPEPPER is encoded by the coding sequence ATGAGCCGGCTCATCGTCGTCTCCAACCGCGTTGCGCCCATCACCGAAGGCCAGGGAACGGCAGGCGGCTTGGCCGTGGGTGTGTTCGATGCGCTGCGCGAGACTGGCGGCGTCTGGTTCGGCTGGAGCGGCGAGGTGACGACACAGAGCGCCACCAACGTATCCAGCGAGCCCGCCATCGTCGCCAAGGGCAACATCACCTATGCCACCGTTGGCTTGAGCCGGCGCGACTACGACCAGTACTACCGCGGCTTTGCCAACGCGACGCTGTGGCCGATCTTCCATTACCGCGTGGATCTGGCGCGCTTTCAGCGCCAGGAGTACCACGGCTATCGACGCGTCAACTCGCAGTTCGCACATCAACTCAAGGCGCTGATCGAGCCGGACGACATCCTCTGGGTGCACGACTACCACCTGATCCCGTTTGCTGCCGAATGCCGCGCACTGGGGCTGACCAACCGCATCGGGTTCTTCCTGCATATCCCGTTTCCAGCGCCGGAAATCCTGACGACCATCCCACCGCACGAAGAGCTGATGCGCGCGCTGTGTGCGTACGACCTGGTCGGCTTCCAGACCGAAACCGACCGCGTCGCCTTTTACGACTACATCGAGCGCGAGGCCCGCGGCTATGTCGAGAACAAGGAACAGAACGGCCCGGTGCATGCGTTCGGCCACACGCTGCGCGCAGAGGTCTACCCCATCGGCGTGCACCCGGATGAGATCGCGCAGCAGGCGATGTCGTCGCTGGCGCGGCGCAATCCGCTCAGTCCGTTCATGCGGCGCACCACCCCCCGCAGCGAGCACAACGGCAGCCAGCCCAAACTCATCATGAGCGTGGACCGCCTGGACTATTCAAAAGGGTTGCCTGAGCGCTTCCACGCATTCGAGCAACTGCTTGACGATTTTCCAGACCACCGCCGGCACGTGACCTTCATCCAGATCGCGCCGACCTCGCGCCAGGACGTGCAGAGCTACCAGCAGATTCGCCAGCGGCTGGAGGCAGAATCGGGGCGCATCAACGGCAAGCATTCGGAGCTGGACTGGACACCCATCCGCTACATCAACAAGCAATACGAGCGGCGCGTGCTGATGGCGCTGTTCCGCACCTCACACGTTGGCTACGTCACGCCGCTGCGCGATGGCATGAACCTTGTTGCCAAGGAGTACGTGGCCGCACAGGACCCTGAGGACCCCGGTGTGCTGGTGCTCTCACGCTTTGCCGGTGCGGCGCGCGAGCTGGATGCGGCACTCATCGTCAACCCGTACGACACGCGCGGCATGTCCGAGGCACTCAACCGCGCCCTGACGATGCCGCTGGAAGAGCGCAAGGCGCGCTACGCCCATATGATGGATCGACTACGCACAGCCAACCTGACGGTCTGGCGCGAGCGCTTTGTGGCCGATCTTCGCAACACGCCCGAGCCGCCCGAACGATAG
- the otsB gene encoding trehalose-phosphatase, whose protein sequence is MSKNDRSPHLPSAAPLPEVDVARTAFLLDFDGTLVDIAPQPDAVHVPAPLRETLAALHAACGGALAVISGRTVRDIESLLALPGLVIAGVHGAERRYADGSFMRLNTDADVLAEMERELRAELAQLSAQFAGVMLEGKGIAFALHYRHAPAAENAVLAVADRLAHRYSDHIRLQAGKMVVELKPRGASKGDVVHTLMTERPFMGRTPLFAGDDLTDESAFDAVNALDGWSVKIGTGPSQALWRVHDPAALRAWLSTMVASNGGAA, encoded by the coding sequence TTGTCCAAGAACGATCGATCCCCCCATCTGCCAAGTGCTGCGCCTCTGCCCGAGGTGGACGTTGCCCGCACAGCCTTCCTGCTGGACTTTGACGGTACGCTTGTCGACATCGCACCACAGCCCGATGCCGTGCATGTCCCTGCGCCGCTGCGCGAAACACTGGCCGCCTTGCATGCGGCCTGCGGTGGCGCGCTGGCCGTCATCAGCGGGCGCACCGTGCGCGATATCGAATCCCTGCTCGCCCTGCCCGGCCTTGTGATTGCCGGCGTGCACGGCGCTGAACGGCGCTATGCCGACGGCAGCTTCATGCGTCTGAATACCGACGCCGATGTCCTTGCCGAAATGGAGCGCGAGCTGCGTGCTGAACTCGCGCAACTGTCTGCGCAGTTTGCGGGGGTGATGCTGGAGGGCAAAGGCATCGCCTTCGCCCTGCATTACCGCCATGCGCCTGCCGCTGAAAACGCCGTGCTCGCCGTGGCCGATCGCCTGGCGCACCGCTACTCCGACCACATCCGGCTGCAGGCCGGCAAGATGGTCGTCGAGCTCAAGCCGCGCGGCGCAAGCAAGGGCGATGTCGTCCACACGCTGATGACCGAGCGCCCGTTCATGGGCCGCACGCCACTGTTTGCCGGCGATGACCTGACCGACGAGAGCGCCTTCGACGCCGTCAACGCACTTGACGGCTGGTCGGTCAAGATCGGCACCGGCCCAAGCCAGGCCCTGTGGCGCGTGCACGACCCGGCAGCGCTGCGCGCATGGCTGTCGACGATGGTGGCGAGCAACGGTGGTGCAGCATGA
- a CDS encoding NADPH-dependent 2,4-dienoyl-CoA reductase, whose amino-acid sequence MSTPATPYPHLLRPLDLGFTTLKNRVLMGSMHTGLEDGNHFDRLAAYFAERARGDVGLIVTGGFAPNIAGWTKPFAGRLATHGAARRHRIVTDTVHQEGGKIALQILHTGRYGYHPFAVAPTALRSPISPFTPRELSVRGIERQIRAFVRCAQLAREAGYDGVEIMGSEGYFINQFLVTHTNKRTDDWGGSYANRMRLAVEIVRRTREAVGRDFIIIYRLSMIDLIPDGSSWEEVVQLAKAVEQAGATIINTGIGWHEARIPTIATSVPRAAFAWVTKKMKGEVGIPLVTSNRINTPEVAESVLADGCADMVSMARPLLADPDFVRKAATNRAQDINTCIACNQACLDHAFKAKIASCLVNPRACHETELVIRQTPAKRRFAVVGAGPAGLSASITLAERGHAVDLYDAASEIGGQLNMAKTIPGKEEFYEMVRYFTRRVEATGVTLRLGARVDAQQLLAGKYDEIIIATGVSPRNPKIPGQDHPSVLSYIDVLRHRKPVGKRVAIVGAGGIGFDVAEFLALDGHSPTLDLQTWRTEWGVGDPTQVRGGVDGIRPQPEAPDRAIVLLQRRAGKLGAGLGKTTGWIHRTSLKNMGVRMVGGVNYERIGDEGLLVSYGEKREAAEWLPVDSIVLCAGQEPLRELVDPLQVGGAKVHVIGGADEARELDAKRAIDQGTRLAASL is encoded by the coding sequence ATGTCCACACCCGCCACGCCCTACCCCCACCTGCTTCGCCCCCTCGACCTCGGCTTCACCACGCTCAAGAACCGCGTGTTGATGGGCTCGATGCATACCGGGCTGGAAGACGGCAATCACTTCGATCGCCTGGCCGCCTACTTTGCCGAGCGCGCACGTGGTGATGTCGGCCTGATCGTCACCGGCGGCTTTGCGCCCAACATTGCCGGGTGGACCAAACCGTTTGCCGGGCGACTGGCCACGCATGGCGCAGCGCGCCGCCACCGCATCGTGACCGACACAGTGCACCAGGAAGGCGGCAAGATCGCGCTGCAGATCCTGCACACCGGCCGCTACGGCTATCACCCGTTTGCCGTGGCGCCCACCGCGCTGCGCTCCCCTATCAGCCCGTTCACACCACGCGAGCTATCCGTGCGCGGCATCGAACGCCAGATCCGCGCCTTCGTGCGCTGCGCGCAACTGGCGCGCGAGGCCGGCTACGACGGCGTCGAGATCATGGGTTCCGAGGGCTACTTCATCAACCAGTTCCTCGTCACCCACACCAACAAGCGTACCGACGACTGGGGCGGCAGCTACGCCAACCGGATGCGCCTGGCGGTCGAGATCGTGCGCCGCACGCGCGAAGCCGTCGGCCGTGACTTCATCATCATCTACCGCCTGTCGATGATCGACCTGATTCCCGACGGCAGCTCGTGGGAAGAGGTCGTGCAACTCGCCAAGGCCGTGGAGCAGGCGGGCGCCACCATCATCAACACCGGCATCGGCTGGCACGAGGCGCGCATCCCCACCATTGCGACGAGCGTGCCGCGCGCAGCCTTCGCATGGGTGACGAAGAAGATGAAGGGCGAGGTCGGCATTCCGCTGGTCACGTCCAACCGCATCAACACGCCGGAAGTGGCCGAGAGCGTGCTGGCCGATGGCTGCGCCGACATGGTGTCGATGGCGCGCCCGCTGCTGGCCGACCCCGACTTCGTACGCAAGGCGGCAACGAATCGCGCGCAGGACATCAACACCTGCATCGCCTGCAACCAGGCGTGCCTGGACCACGCATTCAAGGCCAAGATTGCCAGTTGCCTGGTCAACCCGCGCGCATGCCACGAGACCGAACTGGTCATCCGCCAGACGCCCGCGAAGCGCCGCTTTGCGGTGGTGGGTGCGGGGCCTGCGGGCTTGTCGGCATCGATCACGCTGGCCGAACGCGGCCACGCGGTGGACCTGTATGACGCCGCGTCGGAAATCGGCGGCCAGTTGAACATGGCCAAGACGATTCCGGGCAAGGAGGAGTTTTACGAGATGGTGCGCTACTTCACGCGCCGCGTGGAGGCCACCGGCGTGACGCTGCGCCTGGGGGCGCGTGTCGATGCGCAGCAACTGCTGGCGGGCAAGTACGACGAGATCATCATCGCGACGGGCGTGTCGCCGCGCAATCCGAAGATTCCGGGGCAAGACCATCCGAGCGTGCTGTCGTACATCGACGTGCTGCGCCATCGCAAGCCGGTGGGCAAGCGCGTGGCGATTGTCGGTGCAGGCGGCATCGGCTTTGACGTGGCGGAGTTCCTTGCGCTCGATGGCCACTCGCCCACGCTGGATTTGCAAACCTGGCGCACTGAATGGGGCGTGGGCGACCCGACACAGGTGCGCGGTGGCGTAGATGGCATCCGCCCGCAGCCCGAAGCGCCCGATCGCGCGATCGTGTTGCTGCAGCGGCGCGCCGGCAAGCTGGGCGCGGGCCTGGGCAAGACCACCGGCTGGATCCACCGCACGAGCTTGAAGAACATGGGCGTGCGCATGGTGGGCGGCGTCAACTACGAGCGCATCGGCGACGAAGGCCTGCTGGTGAGCTATGGCGAGAAGCGCGAAGCCGCTGAATGGTTGCCGGTCGATTCCATCGTGCTATGCGCCGGGCAGGAACCGCTGCGCGAGCTGGTCGACCCCCTGCAGGTCGGCGGCGCCAAGGTGCATGTGATTGGCGGCGCCGATGAAGCGCGCGAACTCGACGCCAAACGCGCCATCGACCAAGGTACACGGCTGGCCGCCTCGTTGTGA
- a CDS encoding tyrosine-type recombinase/integrase, with amino-acid sequence MSASPTPPATPVPDLFQPTLQDWADQPAQAFEHWLAVRGYRASSATVYRAMWRKWLRWAESHQRALADWSAGDIAAFLDESGLTKLHRYRYARLIERVFHQIELLRTGTHNPASAAVQQKLAEGENDPTTFLSTAERVAIEASLEVGARASEAAVNASAFKLARDRALVAVCHGAGLKVAQVQSLLLRHVGEALESITVEPSRGPAYHAPLLESARPALAAWLAVRGHAEVPGERIFVADAGGRVMHAASVYRRVEAWLAALPALMHRSERLSPQTLRNGYAAALFDAGAAPAEVGYALGLRDQTSAWRLRSAYVDWQAAAHPDADKGSAS; translated from the coding sequence ATGTCCGCCAGCCCAACGCCGCCTGCCACGCCCGTTCCCGACCTGTTCCAGCCCACCCTGCAGGATTGGGCCGACCAGCCCGCGCAGGCCTTCGAGCATTGGCTGGCTGTGCGCGGCTATCGTGCATCGTCGGCGACGGTGTACCGCGCAATGTGGCGCAAATGGCTGCGCTGGGCTGAATCGCACCAACGCGCGCTGGCGGATTGGAGTGCGGGCGATATCGCCGCCTTCCTGGATGAATCGGGCCTGACCAAGCTGCACCGGTATCGCTATGCACGCCTGATCGAGCGCGTCTTCCATCAGATTGAACTGCTGCGCACAGGCACGCACAACCCGGCCAGCGCGGCAGTGCAGCAGAAGCTGGCCGAGGGCGAGAACGACCCGACCACCTTTCTTTCCACGGCCGAGCGCGTTGCCATCGAGGCCTCGCTGGAGGTGGGCGCGCGGGCGAGTGAGGCGGCGGTCAACGCCAGTGCTTTCAAGCTGGCGCGCGACAGGGCACTGGTGGCGGTGTGCCACGGTGCGGGGCTGAAGGTCGCGCAGGTGCAGTCATTGCTGCTGCGCCATGTGGGCGAGGCGCTGGAGAGTATTACCGTCGAGCCGTCGCGCGGCCCCGCGTATCACGCGCCGCTGCTGGAGAGTGCGCGCCCCGCGTTGGCGGCCTGGCTGGCCGTGCGCGGTCACGCCGAAGTGCCGGGCGAGCGCATCTTCGTGGCCGATGCCGGTGGGCGCGTCATGCATGCGGCCTCGGTATATCGCCGTGTGGAGGCCTGGCTGGCCGCGCTGCCCGCTTTGATGCACCGCAGCGAACGGCTCTCGCCGCAGACGCTGCGCAACGGCTATGCCGCAGCGCTGTTCGATGCCGGCGCGGCCCCTGCCGAGGTGGGGTACGCGCTGGGCTTGCGGGATCAGACCTCGGCCTGGCGCCTGCGCTCGGCGTATGTCGACTGGCAGGCGGCGGCCCATCCGGATGCGGATAAAGGCTCCGCGTCATAG
- the galE gene encoding UDP-glucose 4-epimerase GalE, translating to MTETILLTGATGYIASHTWVELLDAGYQVIGLDNLCNSSSTVLSRIEQITAKTPKFVQGDVRDRRLLDDLFASTRISAVIHFAALKSVGESVQKPLAYYDNNIGGLVTLCASMAHANVRQLVFSSSATVYGNPHTVPITESFPLSATNPYGQTKLMGEQVLRDLEISNAAWQIAYLRYFNPVGAHHSGLIGEDPRGIPNNLMPYVAQVAIGKREKLSVYGGDWPTPDGTGVRDYIHVVDLARGHLSALDVLRRDGRGFTVNLGTGRGYSVLEVVEAYKRASGRPVPYQIVDRRPGDIAACYADPALAASMLGWRAQYGIERMCEDSWRWQSMNPDGFQSR from the coding sequence ATGACAGAAACCATTCTGCTGACCGGCGCCACCGGCTATATTGCTTCGCATACCTGGGTTGAACTGCTGGATGCGGGCTATCAGGTGATCGGCCTCGACAATCTGTGCAACAGCAGCTCTACCGTGCTTTCACGCATTGAGCAGATCACCGCCAAGACGCCCAAGTTCGTGCAGGGCGATGTGCGTGACCGCCGCCTGCTTGATGATCTCTTTGCCAGCACGCGCATCTCGGCCGTCATCCACTTTGCAGCGCTCAAATCGGTGGGCGAGTCGGTGCAGAAGCCGCTGGCCTACTACGACAACAACATTGGCGGATTGGTCACGCTGTGCGCATCGATGGCCCATGCCAATGTGCGCCAGTTGGTGTTCAGCTCGTCGGCCACCGTGTACGGCAATCCGCATACAGTGCCGATTACCGAGTCGTTTCCGCTGTCGGCCACCAACCCGTACGGCCAGACCAAGCTGATGGGCGAGCAGGTGCTGCGCGATCTGGAGATCTCTAACGCAGCCTGGCAGATTGCCTACCTGCGTTATTTCAACCCCGTTGGCGCGCACCACAGCGGCCTGATCGGCGAAGACCCGCGCGGCATTCCGAACAACCTGATGCCGTACGTTGCCCAGGTGGCCATTGGCAAGCGCGAGAAACTTTCCGTCTACGGCGGCGATTGGCCCACGCCCGATGGCACGGGCGTGCGCGACTACATCCACGTGGTCGACCTGGCGCGCGGGCATCTGTCGGCGCTTGATGTGCTGCGCCGCGATGGTCGTGGCTTTACCGTCAACCTGGGCACTGGGCGCGGCTACTCGGTGCTGGAAGTCGTTGAGGCCTACAAACGTGCGAGTGGCCGCCCGGTTCCGTATCAGATCGTGGACCGCCGCCCCGGCGACATCGCCGCGTGCTACGCCGATCCGGCACTCGCTGCATCCATGCTGGGCTGGCGCGCGCAATACGGCATCGAGCGCATGTGCGAAGACTCGTGGCGCTGGCAAAGCATGAACCCGGACGGCTTTCAGTCCCGCTGA
- a CDS encoding PAS domain-containing protein, with product MDDVAHLVAQLTGRLAGALLPLIVACGAGSLLLRLLDDLRSAGATRARLPLAMTALFCAIALWTVPLLPLVARWPLHEGAALLVMSPASFCWSLAVAALWCILGGQAGTVRAVLLGALLSISGPVAVLLLAGVTSFDALAWADAGMLGIVMLLSAAACAAALQFALSAQSGATGVAVRRPVVSLFVSVLFGIGLAIDAVYAASLVDSPSVAFGSAPAWLQLLVAGGAVATVLAGFLLGYRDRASGDTSAAIATREIRRRKETMQALNDLEQSYRQREAELAARHQLLLDGADVGLWEFDLITRSAQFSTRFADMLGYSLKEIGPSTSEYLRLVHPDDLPLVLNRIQAHVDGNAPAYAAEFRMRHKDGSYRQLIAHGVALRDAGGRATRMAGSHVQLALKVAAANTALPDIATSAAQPETLRRQGLWESWSPLDNAPDTSGTPATATAPTEPASASNGTLPSINPNALR from the coding sequence GTGGATGACGTCGCTCACCTTGTTGCGCAACTGACCGGCAGGCTTGCTGGCGCATTGCTGCCATTGATCGTGGCATGCGGCGCGGGCAGCTTGCTGCTGCGTTTGCTGGACGATCTGCGCAGTGCCGGCGCCACGCGCGCCCGACTGCCGCTGGCCATGACAGCGCTGTTTTGTGCGATTGCGTTGTGGACGGTGCCGCTGCTGCCGCTGGTTGCGCGTTGGCCGCTACACGAGGGCGCCGCGCTGTTGGTGATGTCGCCGGCATCGTTCTGCTGGAGTCTGGCAGTGGCCGCGCTGTGGTGCATCCTGGGTGGCCAGGCGGGCACCGTACGCGCGGTGCTGCTGGGTGCGTTGCTGAGCATCAGCGGCCCTGTGGCCGTGCTGTTGCTCGCGGGTGTCACCAGCTTCGATGCGCTGGCGTGGGCGGATGCCGGCATGCTCGGCATCGTCATGCTGCTGTCGGCGGCGGCCTGTGCGGCGGCGTTGCAGTTTGCGCTGTCGGCGCAATCCGGTGCGACGGGGGTGGCTGTCCGCCGCCCCGTCGTGAGCCTGTTCGTGAGTGTGCTGTTCGGCATCGGTCTGGCCATCGACGCGGTGTATGCGGCGTCGCTGGTGGATTCGCCATCGGTTGCCTTCGGCAGTGCGCCGGCCTGGCTGCAATTGCTGGTGGCAGGCGGGGCAGTGGCGACGGTGCTCGCCGGCTTCCTGCTCGGTTACCGTGACCGCGCATCGGGTGACACCTCGGCTGCAATTGCCACCCGCGAGATCCGCCGCCGCAAGGAAACGATGCAGGCGCTTAACGATCTGGAGCAGAGCTACCGGCAGCGCGAGGCGGAGTTGGCCGCGCGGCATCAATTGCTGCTCGATGGCGCGGATGTCGGCTTGTGGGAATTTGATCTGATTACGCGCAGCGCGCAGTTCTCCACGCGCTTTGCCGACATGCTCGGCTACTCGCTCAAGGAGATCGGCCCGAGTACCAGCGAGTACCTGCGCCTCGTGCACCCGGATGACTTGCCGCTCGTGCTCAACCGTATCCAGGCGCACGTTGACGGCAATGCGCCCGCTTACGCTGCGGAATTCCGCATGCGGCACAAGGATGGCAGCTATCGTCAGCTCATCGCGCACGGTGTGGCTTTGCGCGATGCCGGCGGTCGTGCCACACGCATGGCCGGCTCGCATGTCCAACTGGCACTGAAAGTAGCTGCAGCAAATACTGCCTTGCCAGACATTGCTACGTCTGCGGCGCAGCCCGAGACGCTTCGTCGCCAGGGGCTGTGGGAGTCGTGGTCGCCGCTGGACAATGCGCCCGATACTTCGGGCACACCAGCCACAGCGACTGCGCCGACCGAGCCCGCGTCGGCCAGCAACGGCACATTGCCCAGCATCAATCCCAACGCGCTGCGTTGA